A segment of the Manihot esculenta cultivar AM560-2 chromosome 13, M.esculenta_v8, whole genome shotgun sequence genome:
CAATTTTTACATATCAATACAGAAGTAGTTTCATCAGAGATAAATGACGAAAAAGGATTCATAAAGTTGACAACAACTAGTttggaaataaaatttaattattgtgtGATAGCAGTAGACTGTCTTTGTGGGCCTAGCTGCCGCATGGTAGGTTAACATTAAAATAAAGACCTAGAGGATTTGTAgtacaaaatttaattattgcCAGAAATGCATATTATGTGTAACCCTGCAAGCACATTCATTTCTGCCCACACTCTGCAGCCTATTTATGACTTCTAAGCTCTAATTTGTAGCACAAAACTTCACAGATTAAGAATAGCTCCAGCACTATGTTAATTGGACTAGAAAGAGAAGCTCTAGCACAAAACCATTTACACCAAGGCCCCTTTTACATTGTTTCTTAACGGCAGTGCTAATCACATTCCTAGTTTCTAATTTGGCAAAATTAGAGAATTTGTATAGTTTTTATATATGTAAAAATGCAATGAAACAAATGCAAGTATAAGTCAAGTTGACGCCtagagaaaaataaatgcaAACATCCGATCTGATACCTGAGAACTTGACATCTTCAAGTGAGTGCCAATAGGTAGTTTCGCAGTTTGGATTCCCTGCTCTTGTGCTTTCTTCATGGTTAACCCCTTCCACCGATTACGATCCACTAACCCACCaacaatatataatttttggGGATCAAGTTCATCTAGCTCCTTTTCAGCATCAGCCGTAAGATAGACAAGATTTTCTTTCTCATCTTCCAATGCTTCAATATATGATCGACTTTCTTTCTCAATTATCCATTTGTCAAATCCTGGAAGCCTCTGCAATTGGTTCTCCATTTCTCCCTTGCAACCTGTCAACCAGAGGTGACAAGGAGAAGGGCATCTTCCATTCACTGCATAGCAATACATAATCTGCACATTCGTTTAATAAGATTAATAAGAGCATATTCAAACACCACAAGGCAAGTTCATTCTTCTTTGGTTGTTTCTATCAAACAACAGTCGATGATAGTGTAATCTTTGCCTCATAATTTCACTCAATCTCGTTGAAATTATCATTGATTTGAATTGAAATTGCCAGTAACAATTATATATAGAGTAAATTATAGCTGGAAAGACCTGTTGAACAAGGCTGTGGATCTCAGAGGAGGTCATGAGATGAGAGAATTCGAGATCAATGACGATTTTTTGGCCGTGGGTTTTGGCCCCGGTGAGCCTCTGTATTTTGCTTTCTCTTTCCTCAGACCGTTTCTCCATTCGCTCCTTCCGGAGCTCTCTTCTCGACTCTATCAGTTTTAGCCTCTCCTCTTCTGAGACGCCGGCGAGGGCTTCCTCCCATTCCTTGCGCTTTCTCTCCGCCTCTCGCTTCTTCTGCTCTTTAATTAAGGCCTTTTTCTCTGCTTTCTTGGCCTCGTATTTCTTCTGCTTTAATAACTTCTTTTGGGCATTTTTCGAGAGAGGAGGAGGTGGCTGATCACCTTGTGAAGGACTTGGCTGTAAATCAGACAAATTCTGGACGGCATTTTGGTCATTCTGCGCAGCATCAGCATCACCCTCCATTGCTATGCTTGCTGGAGCAGTGGTCTGGGTTTAAGCTTCAGCAGAAAAGGAGGGTGTAGGGTTTCCCTTCGGCCGCCATGTAGATTTATCATAAATGCTCTACGACGTCGTTACATTAAGTGCTGTCGACTGCCccacttttttaattttattttttaattatttttttttaaatctaaaaatGGTCATATATTATGAATGTCGATTTGGATTACATAAAAAATACTATGAGGTGGGATAACATTCCACTCTAAATAGCCAGATATAGAAACAGTTGCTCTTACTAGGCAATACGCACACTGATTCGCTGACTTCTTCGTAATAAGACCAAAATAAGACTTATCCTGCTTGAAACTCTTCATAGCTTGCATGGTAATCATTGAATTTAATTTCACAATAATTTTATACCTTCATTGTTTGGCTTTTAACCAACTTAATGCCTCCTTCATGCACAAAGCTTCCGCCATTAAAGAGTTCATCATTATAAGAACTATCATCAATTTACCATCCACACAACCTCCATAACTATTATGAATTATCCGGACAATACCTGTTCTTTGCGCAACCTCCTCATATGCAGCATCTGTATTGCATTTCAGCATACCTGCTTCTAGTGGTTTCCATACAGCTAGATAATTAACACCAACTGAATGACCAACCCTTCTTGCTGCAAGAGTAACCTGCCAAGCAGTACATATCTGTCTAGTCCAAAAAATAATAGATTCTACTATTAGCCATTTATTCTCTCAAACCACTTAATTCCGACCAACCCAAATATACCATATCACACAAAAGAACTCAACCAGTTGTTGTTTAGACACATACTATTATATAACTTGAAGCAATTCAACATGTGTTTAAACTTGTGGCCAAGTAAAACCACTGAATCTAAGTCAAACCGAACTCACCAATGAACATTGAGTAAAAATATGGGTCACCGTTTCTGCTACTGCACCACAGATCGGACAGCGATCATCAAACATTACTCAATTCACCATTAGATTTTGCAAAACTAGTAAAATATTGTACGCTAATCTCCATATAAAATTTGCAATTCGGCGATACCTCTACCTTTCAAATCCAGCCCCAATCAATTGCAAATTGATGCTGCTATTGcctttgtaaaattaaaaaattatatccaCTACGAACGGTGTATATTCCTCTACTATCCCACCACCATAGCCAACAATCATCTCTATAAGCACTCCGTAGAGGTATTTCTTTATTAACTCAATTTCATATTGGGAAAACACAACTTTCAAAATATTATCATCCCATTGTCTAGAATTTGGCAAAAACAGATCAGACACACGCACTTCTCCGGCACCTGTATTGTTTATCGATTCCACAATTGGCAAGCTTAGATCAGGTAGCCATCTATCCAAAAAAAACATTAGTACTCCTACCATTTCCTATTCTTTTAATACAACCACCTAATAACAACTTCTTATCGTCAACCACACTCTTCCAAATGTAACTCTGATTATTACTGTGAGTTGCctgcaaaatttatttttaaaaaataactgacCTTGTATAATCTTGCTACTAAAGAATCTGGGTTTATAAAAATCTCTACCCTTGCTTAGCAACAATAGCTACATTGAATTTCTTTAATAATCAAAAACCCAGGCCACCCACATCTTTCCCACAAGCCATTTGATGCCAACTACACTAATGGATACCATACTCACTATCTACAGTATTCCTCCACTAGCACTTATTCATCATTTTCTcaatagcatcataaacatattATGGAAGAATAAAAACAGACATTAGATAGTTTGGGATTGCCTGAATTATCATTTTTAATAGCACCTCCTTGCCAGCTCGCGATAACAAGGAACCTTTCTATCCCTGCACTCTCTTCCAAACTTAATCAAGCACATAACTGAAAACTTTCTTCTGATTCCTCCCAAAAACCAATGGTAGGCCCAGATATCAATTAAAAAACTTAGTCTCATGAATGCTCAAAAGAGGAGAAACACCATTTTCTTTGGCATATGGAATCGAAGCTATGGTTCCTATGGAGTTAAATATTACAATATTATGATGAGAAGGGTAACGGAAAGAAATTGAGGAGCAACCCAGATGCTTTGAAAGAATTACCAGATGCTGCCAGCATTTGAACTGCTGCATATCTAGAGAGAGCAGCCAGGTACCACGATCGCAAAGTTAAGGAAAGAATATTAAAGGTAGGAGACTAGTCCTAAGAAAGTTAAAGGCCATTGGAAAAAGAGAAGGTCAAGGGAAGCTTGCACCGACATGGGAAGGACTCTTCAAAATCGTACGAGTTATAAAGTCAAGAGTGTTCCATTTGGAAGATtgcaatagaaaaaaaaaaaaaaaaacacatgctTGGAATGTACAACATCCTAAAAGGTATTATGTGTAATTTTGTATCAATCCAAAATCTTTCAAATATTTCCCTTGAATAGCTGTCAATTTAATTGCCTTACTAAATGTTAGAATAATTAAATGTTTGGTTTACAAAATTTCAGTTGACAATGCATTGATTTCTTTGAATTACGTAAAATAACATTGCTGGCCAGACGTATGTTTTATGTTCGTTAGTAAAATCAACCTTTTATGAAAAACATTATTCAGTAACCTAAAAGTTTATAAAGAACATTGTCAATGCACACATATTGTGCGAGCTTTACGCTGCAGAAAGGATTTAAGAATGAGGAACAAGGTTAACAAGTCATAAGCACCAGTAAGGCCACAAGGGTAAATACCAAGTAAGACTAACAATTGGAAGGGCTAATAAGGCCTTAGTATTGAGACCAAGTGCTCAAATGAAGAGAAGGTCTAAGTGACGAGGTTAAGTGCCCAAACGAAGAAAATGTCGAAGTGTCGAGGCCAAGTGCCCAAAGGAAAACAAGGCATGCCCAAAGGAAAACAAGGCCTAAGTACTCAAAAGAAGACAAGGCTTATGTGCCGAGGCCAAGTGCCTAAACAAAGACGAGGTCTAAGCATTAAGGCAAGTGCCTAAATGAAGAAAAAGCCTAAATGTGCTCAAACGAAGACAAGGACTAAGTGCCCAAACGAAGACATGGTTTAAGTACCCAAACGAAGACATGGCCTAAGTGCCGAGGCCAAGTGCCCAAACATAGACAAAGCATAAGCGTTGAGGCTAAGTGCCCAAACGAAGAAAATGCCAAAGTGCCCAGGCCAAGTgccaaaacaaagaaaaagccTAAGTGCCTAGGCCAAGTGCCTAAAATAAAGAATGTGCCTAAGTGTCTAGGCCAATGTGCCCATAGAATGACGAGGCTTAAAACAGCCTAGAAGATGTCAACGAGCCAAAGAGCTCGGAGGAAGACTCAAACCTAAACAGCTCAGAAGACCACTCAAGGCTAAATAGCTCAGAAGATGACACCAAGCCAAAGAGCTCGAAGGAAGACTCAGAGCTAAATAACCTAGAAGATCGGAGAAATACTTAGGGTTAAATAGCCCGGAGAATGACAAAGAGCCAAAGATCTCGGAGAAAGACTCAAGGCTAAACAGTCCAGAAGACGACAAAGAGCCAAAGAGCTCGGAAGAAGACTCAAAATTAAAGAGCCCAAAAGATAATAAAGAACCAAAAAGCTCATAAGACAACTCGAAAGTAGAGGCAAAATTATTCAAAGATTGGAAAAACATTACGACCTTCTAAAAAACTCCTCACAAAATGTATAAAGTAGGGGAAAAGCTCGTATGCTAAGGCAAGGTGGGAAAGAGTTGTCTTTATGATTAATTATAAGATTACTTATTTGTTCATTTATACAAATTTTAAGTCTAATCAGCTAGGCAAGCCATCAGGGCCAAGCAAAGTCAGAAATTACCTACCGGCCTTTACAAGACATTAACGCTTTATACAAATAATAGGGCTAAATATGTTTACTAGGAAGAAGCTAAGTTCAGTATAAAGTCAAGTatgaattttcataaatattgaaatgaaaaataaaaataaacacgAGTAGACAAATCGAGATTTCATTaatataaaaacatatattacaAGTGTAATgatccggaaaccggactgctacctgtaatacccggttagactccggtatcggaattcctaccgtccggtggaatctcggatgtcggaagcctctagaagggtaaaaccatgttttcataaaatgttttaatgtgttttatgttttaagcatgaaagaaaatgagtttttgcatgaaaacaaccaaggaggaaaacccaggttcggccgccgaacctcaagttcggccgccgaacatgcatgcgttgcgggtgtgctttaggcccccgaaagcattagtgagggaagtccaggttcggccgccgaacatggcatgcatgcggaggcacattcggccccgaatgtggcctggccagccactataaaagggtcccttagccgaaaacgggcgagcttttctccccgttgtcggccaatgtgagttctccgccgtccctcaccaatctttgatgttttcctctagatctttcaagattttcatttgttttaactttgttttgaagatttgagcttttgagcaaagttttggagctcgGAGGTTCAAGGACCCAattctcccaacttcgagtttaggtcgtctctctctctatcttcaagaggtaagagccgatcttaagctcattgcatgttttaagtaagttttaagtagatctatgggttagaatgcatgtttaggttatggttatgtttttgggtataaatgtatgttcatgagcaatgtggatgtttgatgtgttgtagatggggtttatgttgttttgaggcccctaggaacatgtatgcttgtgtttgtgtgttgtagaataggtttgatgcatgtttggaaggtttggaggcgaaatgtgcaaaaggagccaagtttctgccctttggcaaaaaccaggttcggcagccgaaggactttcggccgccgaacatggctggggaggcagcctttcggctgccgaagcttgcccccgaaaggagactttcgtctctgtctgggattttcggccgccgaaggtgccgccgaacctgcctgactttcgactctggagggactttcggccgccgaacctgccgccgaaagtgccctgtccaagcctcctttgcatgtttttctatggttgttccatgatgttttagggggtttttggggagtagtttatagttattttcaggtatgtttggtccctcatttgagtccacctgtgtagattcggacccgaggaaccgaggaccccagcagtgagtccagctgcttcggtgttgtcagagtcagccagaggtgagtggaactaaacttaatcttttaaattgagaaattaaatgttttataatgtttcatgcatcatgattatgcaataggatgattgcattagttttcacgaatatgccgcattgcatcaattgttgttgatgtgggtgaatattggatgacccaattagtccacgacaggaagaccaggaccccattctacggcctggcacagagtaaggaaagaccaggaccccattctacggcctggcacggttatgggactcgaagaccaggagcccggaggaggccctgggaaaatggtaagtaatgtatgttatgacaggaagaccaggaccccatgctacggcctggcacaaagttagcttggactaattggtgacaagttcacccaacccttatgtgaattgtctgtgttatgatgcatttcatagagcatagtgttaatatgtttcatagttctactcactgggcttttagctcacccctctccctttacccccaggcttgcaggtacagtatagcgcaggagtccggatagagtaaagaagtcatgtttatgtaatagctagcaatggacatgatcaaattgtaatgtaatgtcttaatcagtatagatatgtaatgagatgatgtttatggatgttagaggtgtgcttgaccatagattgttgttatcccttttatcaCATGATTTTAgagacttttatgatgtttatgtaaaccaactcaacatatgttatgtcacccattgggggcactgatgagatcccacagagggatcaatgttatgtatagtgcatgcacaggttgagcttggtgtatgaatggaaagaaaagttttaatttttatgtatgttgttgatcatgtatgggattatacaggttacaggttagatgtcaggcttgctacgggtcccggcggccttaagtcgatctggatcctagggccggtagcggtccaattttcgggtcgttacagaatggtatcagagccctaggttcatatggtcggacctagaagtgtcgggctcatagttgtgttagaaggtcaagcacaataggaaagatcatgtccactaggataggatgtggagtcctgtcttacatgatgatgtgaaatgccatgattatatacatgtgcattaatgatatgctatgatgtgtgatgcgggttcatgtgtgcccacatgaaccatatgatgctaatgtttatgtgttgtgcactgtttttcagaaaacaggatgagaggaactcgtcgatcagcaagattgactggagtaccacctgaggatgagggcacgagcgcccgtcctccagcattgcctagggcaatgtctagtaggtctagcagagacagAGCAATAAgagaccctaaaaggtctttggatctgggtaggagcagatcagtccgaggaacagttcaggaaggagcgtcagaggacatgggggatgatatggatgtagagcagaggagggatggcagtctgggagttagcatgtcagaagaaggaatgggggaatcccaaggaggcactcaggcctcgggatttgttcagccaccttactacccacccttctcacaaaaccctgggtattcgatgggaggcacatcggattaccctagcttcaccccttatcccacacagatgccatacccaccatactacccaccatattcacaatacccaatgtatccacctccaccttactatccaaatccagaaaaccctacctcagaaaatgttgcaccacctccaccacctacagaaccagcagccccagttgctcagccatctagacctagctcagccagtgggagcaaggttaagatgactgactacataaaattgggtgctcctcagtatgaaaaaggggatgacccatttgtgtatctcgaaagggttaaagtgatctgtaatacccggctagactccggtatcggaattcctaccgtccagtggaatctcggatgtcggaagcctctagtagggtagaaacatgttttcaaaaaatgttttaaggtatttcatggttttaagtaaaatggaaatgagtttttgcattaaaacaaccttggaggaaaactcaggttcggccgccgaacatgcatgccttcgggagcgcctttaggcccccgaaagcacaagtgagggaagtccaggttcggccgccgaacctcaagttcggccgccgaacatggcatgcatgcggaggcacattcggcccccgaacgtggcctggccagccactataaaagggtcccttagccgaaaacgggcgagcttttccccattttcggccaaggtgagcttttcgccgcccctcaccgatctttgatgtttttcctctagatctttcaagtttttcacttgttttaacttcgttttgaagatttgagcttttgagcaaagttttggagctttgaggttcaagaactcgaatctcttccaactccaagtttggtcgcctctactctcgatcttcaagaggtaagagtcgatccctagcttatagtatgttttaagtaagttttatgaagttcatgggggtagaatgcatgtttaggtcatagttatgtttatgggtttttggtgtgatttttgatcaatatgagttgtttgtgtgttgtagttggggtttttgatggtttgatgcccctaggaacttgtatgtttgcttgtgtatgtttgggaatgttgtagaataggtttatgcatgtttagatgagattggaggcacaaatgcataagggagctgagtttctgccattctgggagaaaccaggttcggcagccgaaggaaactttcggccgccgaacttgcttgtggaggcagccttcggctgccgaagcttgcccccgaaaggagactttcgtctctgtctgggaccttcggccgccgaaagtgccgccgaacatgcatgagtttcgcctttgtctgggagtttcggccaccgaaggtgccgccgaacctgcctgactttcggctcaggagggactttcggtcgccgaacctgccgccgaaagtgccctgttcagccttttcttgcatgtttttctatgattattccatgatgtttgagggggtttttggggaatagtttagagttatgttcatgtatgtttggtccctcatttgagtccacctgtgtaggttcggacccgaggaaccgaggaccccagcagtgagtctgttgccccagtgtctggtcggagctacccagaggtgagtggaataacctactatgttttaaagcaaataatgtactttttagcatgcttcatgcatcatgaatgccatgtgatgaattaggttgcttgcattagaattcacgaatatgttgcattgcatatgttaaatgttgatgtggatgaatgttgaatgatccatagccctcgatctatgatatgacgatgtgatatgtacggtacggaatgtaagaccagtgggacccattctacgttcgctggcactatgtaagggaaagaccaggacccattctacgttctggcacagttggaccatgtaaagggctattggtgacaaattcatccttgatgtgattagctgtgatgtgatgcattccatgatccatatgatttaaatgtttttattattctgctcactgggctctagtagctcacccctctcccatttccccaggattgcaggtacagggtagaccaggaggtttacaagagtaatgaagtctggtttatgtaatagatagtgtggacatgataaatgtattaatgttatgtaaaagtacagtttcagtcatgtaatgatattgaggattagatattgtgcttgacattgtgtatgaggtatcccttttattacatgatcaaaaatgttttataatgttcatgaaagccaactcatctcatttgtatcgcccgttggggcattgattagatcccacagagggatcacgttTATGactatgactatgtacagtgtatgttcaggttgagttggatgtttgaaggaaaagttttaaatttttatgcatgttgttgatcatgtatgggattctacaggtttacaggttatatgtcag
Coding sequences within it:
- the LOC110629115 gene encoding tRNA (guanine(9)-N1)-methyltransferase isoform X1, whose translation is MEGDADAAQNDQNAVQNLSDLQPSPSQGDQPPPPLSKNAQKKLLKQKKYEAKKAEKKALIKEQKKREAERKRKEWEEALAGVSEEERLKLIESRRELRKERMEKRSEERESKIQRLTGAKTHGQKIVIDLEFSHLMTSSEIHSLVQQIMYCYAVNGRCPSPCHLWLTGCKGEMENQLQRLPGFDKWIIEKESRSYIEALEDEKENLVYLTADAEKELDELDPQKLYIVGGLVDRNRWKGLTMKKAQEQGIQTAKLPIGTHLKMSSSQVLTVNQVIEILLKFLETKDWKASFFQVIPQRKRCETDSREDQGVDGEENEEKEEPSEKKRCTDDSSSR
- the LOC110629115 gene encoding tRNA (guanine(9)-N1)-methyltransferase isoform X2, yielding MEGDADAAQNDQNAVQNLSDLQPSPSQGDQPPPPLSKNAQKKLLKQKKYEAKKAEKKALIKEQKKREAERKRKEWEEALAGVSEEERLKLIESRRELRKERMEKRSEERESKIQRLTGAKTHGQKIVIDLEFSHLMTSSEIHSLVQQIMYCYAVNGRCPSPCHLWLTGCKGEMENQLQRLPGFDKWIIEKESRSYIEALEDEKENLVYLTADAEKELDELDPQKLYIVGGLVDRNRWKGLTMKKAQEQGIQTAKLPIGTHLKMSSSQVPLTFLTHAATNL